From Quercus robur chromosome 8, dhQueRobu3.1, whole genome shotgun sequence:
ATAGGGAAGGGAAGCTATGGAGTTGTTTGTGCAGCAACGGACACACACACTGGGGAAAAAGTAGCAATAAAGAAAATACATGATGTTTTTGAGCATATATCTGATTCCATACGGATCCTGCGTGAAGTCAAGTTGCTCAGGCTTTTACGGCATCCTGATATTGTTGAAATTAAGCGCATCATGTTGCCACCATCAAAAAGGGAGTTCAAAGACATTTACGTTGTCTTTGAGCTAATGGCGTCTGATCTTCACCAAGTCATTAAAGCTAATGATGACTTGACCCATGAACATCAtcagttttttctttatcaGATGCTACGTGCGTTGAAATATATGCATACAGGTCATTTTCTTTCATGTGTGTCACCTTGTTTTTgcaaattgcttttttttttttcttttctttcattataATACTTGTGGCAGTAATTTGCTATCTTTTTTAGTAGCAGAATCTCATCTTCATTTTCATCTGTCATgcataaaccttttttttttttttttttttttccttttttgtttctataataCAACTCTTGAATTGATTGTGGGGCATTGACATGATTTGATAAGTTGATTGGTTGCAGCAAATGTGTATCATCGAGATCTTAAGCCGAAGAATATATTGGCAAACGCAAATTGCAAACTCAAAGTTTGTGACTTTGGACTAGCAAGAGTTGCATTTAGTGACATGCCAACATCAATATTTTGGACAGTAAGTTGTTTCCTTAACTCCTTTAAATGGGTTTTACAGTGTTCTgacataattaatattttgtgtGAGTGAATCATCAtcttttatggtttttctttattCCCTGCAGGATTATGTTGCTACAAGATGGTATAGGGCTCCAGAATTGTGCGGATCATTCTTTGCTAAGGTAAATGACTTGCCTTTGATTTTCAGCTAATCCTTATTCTGATCAAATGACAACATTGTAGGAGCATGGTCCATGGCttcatcttttaaatttttttcatttatattggTAAACTACACATGCACCTGGTCGGTCTTGGACCCACCTCACCCTCCTACCCATTATTATGGGTGACCTATTATGGGACATTGGCATCATTAAGTTCATTTGTTGACATCTGTATTTTCTGCTTAGCATTATTTAGTAAAGCATTTTACATAGGCATCTTAGAATAGTTTTTAGGTTGTTAGAAGCGATTTGTTTCACACTAATAACTATGCACCTATTTTATTGTGAAACAGTTATATTAGAGACTTAAATATGTGGTTATATGTTGGCTTTTTCATTGAAAACCATCTgagaaattaattttcttttgatgttATGGCCTTATGGCATGAAGTTTAGATATATGCAACATAGTGTAttggttctttttctttatcccaTCCTGTTCAGTGTCTGTAGGCAGTTAATCCTCTACTCACAACAAAATAGGTATGACATATTGagcattttgcatttttggaATGTGTCCTGAGCACTTGTAGTAAGCAGTAATGCCTAGATTATAATAATTCTTGTTCAGGGGGGACTTTTGAACTGTCATGGAAGTTGAAATATCTGTCATTCAGGTAATTGTGTCAGGTTATGTCTGTTTCTCTGAAGCAGTTCAATTGCATTGTCAACTTTCATAAGTTTGTCACAATAATTTGTTATCTTACTccttttaacattttttgcaGTATACCCCCGCAATTGATATATGGAGTATTGGATGCATTTTTGCCGAGGTACTGACAGGGAAGCCATTATTTCCTGGTAAAAGTATTATTCATCAGTTAGATTTGATCACTGATCTTCTTGGGACGCCTTCCCCAGAAACTGTTTCAGCAGTAATATACCACTCTCTCTTCTCCTTCAAGTTATGGTATTGGACCACTGGTTGTCTAAGCTCTTGATATATAATGTGAATTGAATGAATGCAGGTTCGAAATGAGAGGGCACGAAAATATTTGACAGAATTGAGGAAAAAACCTCCTGTGCTCTTTGAACAGAAATTTCCAAATGCAGATCCTCGAGCACTCCGCCTGCTGCAAAGATTATTAGCATTTGATCCAAAGGATCGGCCAACCGCTGAAGAGGTCTGTATTCTTCATATATTCTTGTTATTTGAATCTTATCTCTGAGATTCACTTTGCCAGCAGATCTATAGAGCCTCTTAATGATTTTATCCCCAAAATATAATTCTGTCTGTAACCTTTCACACTTTTCCCCCTCAGGCACTGGCTGATCCTTACTTTAAGGGACTTTCCAAAGTTGAGAGAGAACCGTCTGCTCAGCCTATCTCAAAGTtggagtttgagtttgagaggcGAAGGGTGACAAAGGAGGACATTAGAGAACTAATATACCGAGAGATACTAGAATACCATCCTCAGCTGCTTAAAGACTACATGAATGGAAATGAAGGCACAAATTTCCTATATCCTAGGTTTTTAAATTCTTCTTACTAAAGAACTTTTGCATGCCCCCTTTCCCCCCTCTAAATAAATATTGCTTTATACTTTTTGATGACTTATTGCATCTCTTTACTGCAGTGGTATAGGCCAGTTCAGAAAGCAGTTTGCATATCTTGAGGCAAATGGTGGTAAAAGTTCCCCGGTTATTCCTTTAGAGAGGAAGCATGTCTCTCTCCCGCGGTAAGATTATCTGATAGTTTAAATTACATCTAATTTCAGTATATGCATGTGTATTTTTAGGCTCCACACTTCATGGGGATTTATGTGTGTGGAACTCACGTCTAATTATCTATTTCCTTGTGTATGTTGTGCCCCCACAAATGTTACAGTATGGTGTGGAAAGCGTAAATGCGAACAAGtgtatttatttagttaataagGAATGGGTATAAATGTTAAATTATTTTACTGCTAGAGAGCATAATCTTATTCCAAAAGCTTCTCTTTTTCTGTAGTGTGTGCTGATAAGTGTGGTTACCTCATTCGTTTGCAGGTCCACTGTTCACTCGAATGTAATTCCTCCTAACACACAGCAAAACTTGACCTCATATGAGCATCGGAAAATTATGGAGCaggcttcaacaaattttagggCAATGGATTCGTGTTCTGGAAATCCATCTAAGGTTTCCCGGCCTCCGCCTAGGGTTCCAACATGTATGTAATCTCTATTTTTGTTCATCTCTGCCTCCTTTCTTTGTCAAGCAGCAGATTTCCTATGGGAAAATTTTAGTTGGAGATGGCGTCTCGTGTACATACCATATGTCAGTTTGCTAGCTCAAAGCCTTGAGTTCATTAGTTTCTCATTATTAAATATTGGGATTGTCAGATGAATCTGGAATTACACCTATTATGTCATGAACATTTGAATTTCGTTCTAATAATTATTTAGGCAATTTTCAAATTGTTATTAGATTCTCAGATTCTTATGTTATTGTgcgtttattattttttggttttggcttTGCTCTGCACAGCGAAACCAGGGAGAGTTGTGGGACCAATTCTACCTTTTGAGGATTTCAGAAACATCAAAGATGACAATGGTTCAAGGTTATTTGATAGAAATGCAGTTAGCACTCCTCAGGCAGTCACTCCACAATGGTTCTTCAAGACTTGCACCATGAATCAAGAGAAATCTGGGTTGGAGACACACAGGGAATTGTCACAAgctaaacctcaaatccaatcCCAACAATGCAATGTACCAGAAAAACGAGCCTCAAGCATGGCCATGGATGTTAACACCAACTTATATTACCAACCACAAGCCAAGGCAGATCAGTTAAATAATGATCGAATTACAATCGATGCAAAACTGCTGCAGGCACAGTCACAGTTACAGTTTGGTGCAGCTGGTGCTGCAGCTGTAGCTGTTGCTGTTCACAGGAATGCAGGAGCTGTACAGTATGGTCTGTCTTAAGTGGTGGGGTTTTGTGGATCCGCTAACAATCTATGCTAGCTGGTCTCGTTTGAAAGAGAGGTTTCTAggttttattaactttttttcttctctcttttcccgATTATGTAAATGCTCTAATAATTTAACTATTGAAATTAGTATAAAAAGCAATTTGTTTCGTAACACTTTGATACAACGGTAAGTCTACAGACAGCAGTTAAAAGATGCCAAGCTGTCAAAGgtgttgttaaaattaataatttttacaaccttataaaattgttttattgtGAAAAACGCTGTGATTTTAGAAGCTTAAATCCAAGCATATATTGCAATTAAAGAGGCTGATAAAatggatttttcaaattttacacCAAACTCAGGCCCGTTTGGTAaagtatttaaataatacattttcagtttttaaataacattacacacatttttatatattttttttatctatatgtatttcaaaaaaatacaaatattactCAAAACTCCTTTACGAAACGGGCCCTCAAtcattgaaatgaagcctctctctctctctctctctctctctctacatatTTGTCAACCGGGCCACGAACTTAGGTCTGGATTCAGAAATCTGTTAATTGTTGtccaggggaaaaaaaagaaaaaattgatccATTATTGAAAGAACAGAAAGACAACGTATTTGCAAATGGATATGCAAGTGGATGGACTTGATGTATTTgctcatatataaataaattccCCCTTTCtaccaaagaaaagaaaagaaaagacgaCGTAAGcatttaccttcttttttttttttgggaagtcagtaattttaaaatggtttactGTGGCTTTCTCTTTTCCCTATATTCCACTATTATTAATCATCAACGGGTCATCTTCTTGTCTAGGACTCAACTTGGGGATGCTACTGAATTTCGTCAGCAGTGCAAAGCCAAGTCAAATTTTGTATGTGGAGAATGTGCTTagaaaattggtttttggttgcaaatttttttcaaaattttcaatttattacgACCATAGTTTTGAAATCTGGACCGTTCAAAGAACTTTGGGGCTGTTTGGTACCAatatttaaacaacaataacatTTCTGACATGTATTTTTATAACACTCAAACACGTATTTTTATAACACTGAAAACTAAACAACGATACTAGAAATCTTCAACCAAACAGGCTCAGAGAGATTCAAGAGTTTTAAGGTTGGACTGAGGTTAAACCGAAGTCGAACTGTAATAATgtcataattaaattataattatttaatacaaaataattaaaatacatGCGGTAAAATTATGTAATATTGACTAAATTAGTACTTAAAGAGATTCAAATATATCTTAATTTAAGataaatatgatatttgttAGATTTTATCTAGTTatttaaaagatttaaaaatattatatctaaaaaaataataaataaataaaactaaaaagcttaaaaaaatataactaaaaaataataaaattaaactttaatagGTTGGCTGTGCTagataaaaagagaagaaaagacaCTTATGACTCATGAGATCTCATGAGAAACCCAACCGGACTCACACATTTCCCCACACCAAGCCATCATGATCAAAGTTCACACGTTTCTTTTAGACTCATGAGATCTCATAATAAGTCTTCTATTCTTTTAGCTTTCCCCTACAGCTTTCGcctctctctccctttgttATTTCTTCCACAGTTTTCAAACAAATAGcaatctccttccacaatttttcaacaaacaaagaagaagcagATGCATATGCAGAAGCTAGAAGCAGATTTGCAGTCTTTCTTCCATAgtcttctattcttttttttttctttttttacttgttttctttttttctttttctgcgaAGATCTGATGTTGGAGATTAATTTGGGCAatgtttttgtgattttttaggAATCGTCAAACTTGtgtttggttttaaaaaccgggtGGTTTGA
This genomic window contains:
- the LOC126695105 gene encoding mitogen-activated protein kinase 19-like; protein product: MDFFTDYGDANRYKILEVIGKGSYGVVCAATDTHTGEKVAIKKIHDVFEHISDSIRILREVKLLRLLRHPDIVEIKRIMLPPSKREFKDIYVVFELMASDLHQVIKANDDLTHEHHQFFLYQMLRALKYMHTANVYHRDLKPKNILANANCKLKVCDFGLARVAFSDMPTSIFWTDYVATRWYRAPELCGSFFAKYTPAIDIWSIGCIFAEVLTGKPLFPGKSIIHQLDLITDLLGTPSPETVSAVRNERARKYLTELRKKPPVLFEQKFPNADPRALRLLQRLLAFDPKDRPTAEEALADPYFKGLSKVEREPSAQPISKLEFEFERRRVTKEDIRELIYREILEYHPQLLKDYMNGNEGTNFLYPSGIGQFRKQFAYLEANGGKSSPVIPLERKHVSLPRSTVHSNVIPPNTQQNLTSYEHRKIMEQASTNFRAMDSCSGNPSKVSRPPPRVPTSKPGRVVGPILPFEDFRNIKDDNGSRLFDRNAVSTPQAVTPQWFFKTCTMNQEKSGLETHRELSQAKPQIQSQQCNVPEKRASSMAMDVNTNLYYQPQAKADQLNNDRITIDAKLLQAQSQLQFGAAGAAAVAVAVHRNAGAVQYGLS